Proteins encoded in a region of the Thermodesulfobacteriota bacterium genome:
- a CDS encoding PQQ-dependent sugar dehydrogenase codes for MRRSKYLLLSILLTVFYLASCDSDGNNNTTSPEPTPMPTPSPTPDPGLENQFGLINTFTGLFFDKPLDVQNAGDGTNRLFVAEQRGVIMVLNNLPGLQNGELIQRNVTSDMFLDIRDRILFDDSEQGLLGFTFHPNFTNNGYVYVHYTASNPSRSVVSRFEVSSNNADLVDTQTELVILEIPQPHPFHNGGQLVFGPQDGYLYISMGDGGPAGGLGTGQDLTDLLGTIIRIDVNNTQNGLNYSIPPDNPFANNNQGIREEIYAYGLRNPWRVAFNEMSGRLWSGDVGEASREELNIIVNGANYGWSITEGTQCIQQGCNPSDFELPVLEYGRSTGGSVIGGVFYYGNEFPELTGMYLYADFVSGRVWALQYDGFNVVQNVQLLNFNAFSIVAFGLDEQGEPYIASFDGNIYRLERLD; via the coding sequence ATGCGAAGAAGCAAATACTTATTACTATCTATTCTTCTAACCGTATTCTATTTAGCATCATGTGACTCAGACGGGAATAATAACACTACTTCACCCGAGCCAACGCCTATGCCTACTCCATCCCCAACTCCGGATCCGGGGCTTGAGAACCAGTTTGGACTAATAAACACATTTACAGGTCTGTTTTTTGATAAACCTCTTGATGTACAAAATGCCGGGGACGGCACAAACCGTTTGTTCGTTGCCGAGCAAAGAGGTGTGATTATGGTACTCAACAACCTTCCTGGCCTACAAAACGGCGAGTTAATTCAGCGAAATGTCACCTCTGATATGTTTTTAGATATTCGGGACCGCATATTATTCGATGATAGCGAGCAAGGACTGCTTGGTTTTACATTTCACCCAAATTTTACAAATAACGGATATGTCTATGTTCATTACACAGCAAGCAATCCAAGCAGAAGCGTTGTTTCCAGATTTGAGGTTAGCTCGAACAACGCAGACCTTGTAGATACACAAACTGAGCTTGTAATACTAGAAATTCCTCAGCCCCACCCATTTCATAACGGCGGACAGCTTGTGTTTGGCCCGCAGGACGGATATTTATACATCTCAATGGGCGATGGCGGCCCCGCAGGCGGCCTAGGAACAGGTCAAGATCTAACTGACCTTCTTGGAACAATTATCAGAATTGATGTAAATAATACTCAAAATGGACTTAACTATTCGATACCACCGGACAATCCATTTGCTAACAATAACCAGGGTATTAGAGAAGAAATCTATGCTTATGGGCTGCGTAATCCATGGAGAGTCGCCTTTAACGAGATGTCTGGAAGACTATGGTCTGGAGATGTAGGCGAGGCCTCAAGAGAAGAGCTTAACATAATTGTAAATGGAGCTAACTACGGCTGGTCAATTACGGAAGGAACTCAGTGTATACAGCAAGGATGCAATCCATCAGACTTTGAGCTTCCGGTGCTTGAGTACGGAAGATCAACAGGGGGCTCCGTAATAGGCGGGGTATTTTATTATGGCAACGAGTTTCCGGAGCTTACCGGCATGTATTTATATGCTGATTTTGTATCTGGAAGGGTATGGGCGCTGCAATACGATGGATTTAATGTAGTGCAGAACGTTCAACTATTGAATTTCAATGCATTCTCTATTGTCGCATTTGGCTTAGATGAACAGGGAGAGCCATATATTGCATCATTTGACGGAAATATCTATAGGCTTGAGCGTCTAGATTAA
- the rpsP gene encoding 30S ribosomal protein S16, translating into MVKIRLMRAGSKKRPFYRIVAADSRSPRDGKFLEILGYYDPRKKPHVLEVKTDRVQDWVSKGAQTSVRVEKLISTLN; encoded by the coding sequence TTGGTTAAGATAAGACTTATGAGAGCAGGGTCCAAAAAACGCCCATTTTATAGAATAGTGGCTGCAGATTCGCGCTCTCCAAGAGACGGTAAGTTTTTAGAGATTCTAGGATATTACGATCCTAGGAAAAAACCTCATGTTTTAGAGGTTAAAACAGATAGGGTGCAGGATTGGGTCAGTAAAGGCGCTCAGACATCTGTTAGAGTTGAGAAACTTATATCTACATTAAATTAG
- a CDS encoding KH domain-containing protein — translation MDRLKELVTFIAQSLVDSPDKVEVREVAGEQTAVLELKVAPEDLGKIIGKQGKTAKAIRTILGAAAAKMRKRAVLEILE, via the coding sequence ATGGATAGACTAAAAGAGCTTGTTACTTTCATTGCGCAATCCCTGGTAGACAGTCCTGATAAAGTTGAGGTACGTGAGGTTGCGGGAGAGCAGACAGCTGTGCTTGAGTTAAAGGTGGCCCCTGAGGATCTAGGTAAGATAATAGGTAAACAGGGCAAAACAGCTAAAGCCATTAGGACAATCTTAGGCGCTGCGGCTGCTAAGATGAGAAAAAGAGCAGTGCTCGAAATCTTGGAATAA
- the ffh gene encoding signal recognition particle protein gives MFEGISEKLNTTLKRVRGYGKLSDSNIEEALREVRLSLLEADVNFKVVRDFINSVKERALGQEVLQSLSPGQQFVKIVHEELISVLGDQSSELDLKASPPVGIMLIGLQGSGKTTSASKIARFLKDKLNRNPYLVPADVYRPAAIDQLKVLAGQIDVGVYDTPAGSNPVDIAQDAMEVARTNGHDTVIIDTAGRLHIDEELMDELRNIKSAVNPHQVLLVADAMTGQDAVNVSSSFNEAIDIDGVVLTKMDGDARGGAALSIKAVTGKPIKFFGTGEKLDAIEVFHPDRIASRILGMGDVLSFIEKAQTAFEDKKAEDMAKKLMKKQFSLADFKEAMLTMNKMGSLESMTQMIPGMKQVSKDPKALETAEKEMKKTIAIIDSMTPKERHNHAIINGSRRKRIAKGSGTRVEDINRMIKNYMQMRKMMGNMGKMGKLAKRMMKVR, from the coding sequence ATGTTTGAAGGAATATCAGAGAAATTAAACACAACTTTAAAAAGAGTAAGAGGCTATGGGAAGCTCAGCGATAGCAATATCGAAGAGGCTTTGCGAGAAGTAAGACTCAGTCTACTAGAAGCGGATGTTAACTTTAAAGTTGTAAGAGACTTTATTAACTCTGTTAAAGAAAGGGCTTTGGGACAGGAAGTGCTTCAAAGCTTATCGCCCGGGCAGCAGTTTGTTAAGATCGTACATGAAGAGCTAATTAGCGTATTGGGCGATCAGAGCTCTGAGCTTGACCTAAAGGCAAGCCCGCCAGTAGGCATTATGCTGATTGGTCTTCAGGGATCTGGTAAAACCACCTCTGCTTCTAAAATTGCAAGATTCTTAAAAGACAAATTAAATAGAAATCCGTATTTAGTGCCGGCAGACGTCTACCGTCCAGCAGCTATCGATCAGCTTAAGGTGTTGGCAGGTCAAATAGATGTTGGAGTCTATGATACGCCTGCAGGATCAAATCCAGTGGATATTGCTCAGGATGCGATGGAAGTTGCCCGCACAAACGGTCATGACACAGTAATCATAGATACCGCGGGAAGACTGCACATAGATGAAGAGCTCATGGATGAGCTTAGAAATATCAAATCTGCAGTAAATCCTCATCAGGTTCTTCTTGTGGCTGATGCGATGACAGGTCAGGACGCTGTAAATGTTTCCTCAAGCTTCAATGAGGCAATTGACATTGACGGCGTTGTGCTTACAAAAATGGACGGGGACGCAAGAGGCGGTGCGGCCCTATCAATTAAAGCGGTTACGGGCAAGCCTATTAAGTTCTTTGGTACGGGCGAGAAATTAGATGCCATTGAAGTATTTCATCCCGACCGTATTGCTTCACGAATTCTGGGAATGGGAGATGTTCTAAGCTTTATTGAGAAAGCACAGACCGCGTTTGAAGATAAAAAAGCTGAGGACATGGCTAAAAAGCTAATGAAAAAGCAGTTTTCATTGGCCGATTTCAAAGAAGCAATGCTTACAATGAATAAAATGGGCTCACTTGAGAGTATGACTCAGATGATCCCAGGAATGAAACAAGTTTCAAAAGACCCTAAAGCGCTTGAGACTGCTGAGAAAGAAATGAAGAAAACAATTGCTATAATTGATTCAATGACTCCTAAGGAAAGGCATAATCATGCCATCATAAACGGCTCTCGCAGAAAACGTATCGCAAAAGGAAGCGGCACTAGGGTTGAAGACATAAACCGCATGATTAAGAATTATATGCAGATGCGCAAGATGATGGGCAATATGGGGAAAATGGGCAAATTAGCAAAAAGAATGATGAAAGTTCGATAA
- the rimM gene encoding ribosome maturation factor RimM (Essential for efficient processing of 16S rRNA), which yields MGLISFGKISKVHGLEGEVKFLPHSRQLDNISTLDRIFIYKRPDAPPSELKIKKRRIHNNAAFFKIEGVDSIQDAQALVGSEVHVETSDLKELDEDEYYWFDLIGLKTYTDKGEFIGIVDSLVDRSMQSLLVVKDGDKEHLIPLTEPIVQKIDLKNSKIIISTIEGLIE from the coding sequence ATGGGACTAATTTCGTTTGGTAAGATTTCAAAAGTACACGGACTAGAGGGAGAGGTAAAATTTCTTCCACACAGCCGCCAACTAGATAATATTTCTACTCTGGATCGGATCTTTATATATAAAAGGCCCGATGCTCCCCCATCAGAGTTAAAAATAAAAAAAAGAAGAATTCACAATAATGCTGCGTTCTTTAAGATAGAAGGAGTTGATTCTATCCAAGATGCACAGGCTCTTGTAGGAAGTGAAGTGCATGTAGAGACTTCAGATTTAAAAGAGCTGGATGAGGACGAGTACTACTGGTTTGATCTGATTGGTCTTAAGACATATACAGATAAGGGAGAGTTCATCGGGATTGTAGATAGCTTAGTTGACCGTTCAATGCAGAGTTTATTGGTAGTAAAAGATGGAGATAAAGAACACTTAATACCCCTTACTGAGCCAATAGTGCAAAAGATAGATCTTAAGAACTCTAAGATTATTATTTCTACAATAGAAGGCCTTATAGAATAA